From the genome of Malus domestica chromosome 04, GDT2T_hap1, one region includes:
- the LOC103433723 gene encoding protein SCAR2-like isoform X3: MPLTRYQIRNEYGLADPELYRAADRDDPEALLEGVAMAGLVGVLRQLGDLAEFAAEIFHDLHEEVMATATRGHGLVVRVQQLEADFPPIEKALLSQTNHSSFFSNPGVDWHPNLHSEQNMIARGDLPRFVMDSYEECRGPPQLFLLDKFDVAGAGACLKRYTDPSFFKVASTSSITVEMQREKKTRKVKQKKGSRWRNGETPEVSMTSHAKSNAKLHELFLEERIENRSSDPAHRVKLKKRHLNGSAADSKTGKSYMKTFLETLSPERKLICETSVGPPLLRLTLDDSSEPDLRILDITTVSPAEMSPERKSASSSPDVHEDIFKPSVDGFNRGGFDREIPEGSEPNSDVETNENDSNLHQVTADKQLAVGGEHKTEGSMEGSTPSSSDDRTSEVDNYMDALATLESEMETDNEFKPKNNLRFQNVETYGTDSDANEEEHLELQTRFSDSQSIGNSSTSDDGKNSFEKDTASFSHSDSLSNLVENSPSECDGAAKEFPSTETCGAEIFEMSSNQKSEFVESLEATTKERVVSHNACIVEDIIPDSGDTSYSAFVRDMSPTLHSDPGANSPVVSLAGPVLDDNTSDEIKVDCKPLDIDENETNLDNSLPVVRDSQTNDASPSHPIDEPDMEDLGFSSDASPHLSNVEEPASEDQSRNNDVNKILQIQCADEDSLESFARKIDSPRLSISSTEEQLSSALPEEQISSVNSEVVPFVVDAARSHISEEPVVGAPQTHGLIDQQDAWQAHGLTEQQDAPQMHGLIEQQLSDLDEDVPQLESVKEEAGIPHYEEKFNVEERFSAVDDDELSDLNEYVPQLESVKAEAGIPHYEEKFNVEERFSTVDDDELQLFTSDADVGGDTVSVELPSNCPTFIGHEDHVNSDDLVPETLNVETAAVPSAAVAQPDNDVNDVSYSSPNAISSPPRNFINLHESLPGFGDFHENESELNEVSPESVIDSEVQMEASKQDVSPDSESNSSQAVTHDHSSSKASDDGHNFSQDEQTENSLAVHDVPAESKPSESTTYEHSGSKVSDYGHNFSLDEQTESSLAVGDVTITSATLENTEVVSSPTCYLPEPETSLDNSVDLQANQVDIGYLPRDGARDQPEADLKHSLEVQSDEFDVESSDEDQASINLSSLQSAQAGSQNHMDSEKSNQLPSTEHINQEVYLDASLESYSEYLPSQALTSEFLPESSGLELDVTKQALEPFTLPRSVLPPEGTVVNLEDMPPLPPLPPMQWRMGKQHSSLFSQRESVGVSQDSLLPIQPSVPDEKAQFDMPAPQRGVLPPQNPFLPPTSEEGEKFQHVSEPLIGNMVHPAPYSLQLPAMVNDANLQYNFPDLGGTQFSNPFLSLPEVSDDRPGINHFASVGEKIQTGSNPFTGPSSECTTSTHDPESSHGSIIQPVQQITPETGIEPKVLQHSLKNSESEQEPLSTSATAPTMVEQPQHCLPTSEGEISWSYNNSAVMSDYEVGRSNGVPVTKLPRPRNPLIDAVAAHGQSKLRKVTERVRPQVEPEVDERDSLLQQIRTKSFNLKPAMVTRSSTVTRPSIQGPARNLRVAAILERASAIRQACAGSDEDDDDDGWSDN, from the exons ATGCCGTTGACAAGGTACCAGATAAGGAACGAGTACGGCTTGGCCGATCCGGAATTGTACAGAGCAGCCGATAGGGATGATCCGGAGGCTCTACTGGAAGGCGTCGCCATGGCCGGCCTCGTCGGTGTTTTGCGGCAGCTCGGCGACCTTGCTGA GTTTGCCGCTGAAATATTTCATGACTTGCACGAAGAAGTAATGGCAACCGCTACACGAGGCCATGGTCTAGTGGTTCGTGTCCAACAGCTTGAAGCGGACTTTCCCCCAATTGAGAAGGCGCTTCTATCTCAAACCAAtcattcttccttcttttcCAATCCAG GGGTTGACTGGCATCCTAATCTGCATTCTGAACAGAATATGATCGCTCGTGGAGACTTACCTCGCTTTGTAATGGATTCTTATGAAGAATGCCGTGGTCCTCCTCAGCTGTTCCTTTTGGACAA GTTTGATGTTGCTGGAGCTGGGGCATGTTTGAAGCGGTACACTGATCCGTCATTCTTTAAAGTTGCATCAACATCTTCAATAACAGTAGAGAtgcagagagaaaagaaaacccGTAAAGTGAAG CAGAAGAAAGGATCCCGCTGGAGGAATGGGGAAACCCCAGAAGTTTCAATGACATCACATGCCAAGTCAAATGCCAA ACTGCATGAGTTGTTCCTGGAGGAGCGTATTGAGAATCGTTCTAGTGATCCTGCACATCGTGTGAAATTGAAGAAAAGGCATTTGAATGGATCAGCAGCTGACTCAAAAACTGGGAAAAGTTACATGAAGACATTTCTGGAGACTCTTTCACCAGAACGCAAACTTATTTGCGAAACTTCTGTTGGTCCACCACTCTTGAGATTGACCTTAGATGATAGTAGTGAGCCAGACCTTAGAATACTTGACATCACTACGGTAAGTCCTGCTGAAATGTCCCCAGAAAGGAAAAGTGCTAGCTCTTCACCTGACGTCCATGAAGATATATTTAAACCATCCGTGGATGGATTTAATAGGGGGGGTTTCGATAGAGAAATTCCAGAGGGGTCTGAACCAAACTCTGATGTTGAGACAAATGAAAATGATTCCAACCTTCATCAGGTGACAGCTGATAAACAATTAGCAGTTGGTGGAGAACATAAAACTGAAGGCAGCATGGAGGGGTCCACCCCCTCCAGTTCTGATGATAGGACCAGTGAGGTAGACAATTACATGGATGCTCTTGCAACTTTGGAATCAGAAATGGAAACTGACaatgaatttaaacctaagaaCAATCTACGCTTCCAGAACGTGGAAACATACGGGACGGATTCTGATGCAAATGAGGAGGAACATCTGGAGCTTCAAACTCGATTTTCGgattctcaatcaattggaAACTCCTCTACATCGGATGATGGGAAGAATTCATTTGAAAAAGATACAGCCAGTTTTTCGCACTCTGATAGTCTAAGCAATTTGGTTGAGAATTCACCATCAGAGTGTGATGGAGCAGCTAAAGAATTCCCTTCCACTGAAACCTGTGGAGCTGAGATTTTTGAGATGTCATCCAACCAGAAATCTGAATTCGTGGAGTCTCTAGAAGCCACAACAAAGGAGCGGGTGGTGTCTCATAATGCATGCATTGTGGAAGACATAATCCCTGATTCTGGAGATACATCTTACAGTGCATTTGTTAGGGATATGAGTCCTACGCTACACTCAGACCCTGGAGCAAACTCGCCAGTGGTATCATTGGCCGGACCTGTGTTAGATGATAATACCTCTGACGAAATTAAAGTTGATTGTAAACCATTAGACATTGACGAAAATGAGACAAATCTGGATAATTCTCTGCCTGTTGTCCGTGACTCCCAGACTAATGATGCTTCACCAAGCCATCCCATTGATGAGCCAGACATGGAAGATTTAGGTTTCAGTTCTGATGCTTCGCCACATTTGTCAAACGTTGAAGAGCCTGCTTCTGAAGATCAAAGTAGAAATAATGATGTGAATAAAATACTTCAGATACAATGTGCAGATGAAGATTCTCTAGAAAGCTTTGCCAGAAAGATTGATTCACCACGCTTAAGTATTTCATCCACTGAAGAGCAGCTTTCCTCAGCCCTGCCAGAAGAACAAATATCTTCAG TCAACTCTGAAGTTGTACCGTTTGTGGTGGATGCTGCACGGAGTCATATCTCAGAAGAGCCTGTAGTGGGTGCTCCACAGACACATGGCCTAATAGATCAGCAGGATGCTTGGCAGGCACATGGT CTAACAGAGCAGCAGGATGCTCCCCAGATGCATGGCCTAATAGAGCAGCAATTATCTGATTTAGATGAGGATGTTCCCCAACTTGAATCCGTCAAAGAAGAAGCGGGTATTCCACATTATGAAGAAAAATTCAATGTAGAAGAGAGATTTAGTGCCGTGGATGACGATGAATTATCTGATTTAAATGAGTATGTTCCCCAACTTGAATCCGTCAAAGCAGAAGCGGGTATTCCGCATTATGAAGAAAAATTCAATGTAGAAGAGAGATTTAGTACCGTGGATGATGATGAATTACAATTATTCACAAGCGATGCTGATGTAGGAGGTGATACCGTTTCTGTGGAACTTCCATCTAATTGTCCAACTTTCATAGGCCATGAAGATCATGTGAATTCAGATGATCTGGTACCTGAAACACTAAATGTAGAAACTGCAGCTGTGCCCTCTGCTGCTGTTGCCCAACCTGATAATGACGTCAATGATGTTAGTTATTCATCTCCAAATGCAATTTCTTCTCCACCAAGGAACTTTATAAATTTGCATGAATCTCTTCCTGGATTTGGGGATTTCCACGAGAATGAATCGGAACTGAATGAAGTTTCTCCAGAATCTGTCATAGACTCAGAAGTGCAAATGGAAGCAAGTAAACAAGATGTTTCTCCGGATTCAGAATCTAACTCAAGTCAAGCAGTTACTCATGACCATTCCAGTTCAAAAGCATCTGATGATGGTCATAATTTCTCTCAGGATGAACAGACTGAGAACAGTTTGGCTGTGCATGATGTCCCTGCAGAATCAAAACCAAGCGAATCAACTACTTATGAACATTCTGGTTCAAAAGTATCTGATTATGGTCATAATTTCTCTCTGGATGAACAAACTGAAAGCAGTTTGGCTGTTGGTGATGTGACCATAACGTCAGCAACTTTAGAAAATACGGAAGTTGTGTCTTCACCTACCTGCTACCTCCCAGAGCCTGAAACTAGTTTGGACAATTCAGTGGATTTGCAAGCAAACCAAGTTGATATCGGATATTTGCCAAGAGATGGAGCAAGGGATCAGCCAGAAGCTGACTTAAAGCATTCTCTGGAGGTTCAATCTGATGAGTTTGATGTGGAAAGTTCGGATGAAGATCAAGCAAGCATCAACTTATCAAGTCTTCAATCTGCACAGGCAGGGTCTCAAAACCACATGGATTCGGAGAAATCCAACCAGTTACCATCTACGGAGCACATCAATCAGGAAGTATACTTGGATGCTTCCCTGGAATCTTATTCTGAATATCTCCCAAGCCAAGCTTTAACATCAGAGTTCTTACCAGAATCATCAGGCCTGGAACTTGATGTTACGAAGCAAGCATTGGAACCATTTACCCTTCCTAGATCAGTCCTGCCCCCTGAAGGTACTGTGGTCAATCTGGAAGACATGCCACCATTGCCACCTTTACCACCAATgcaatggaggatgggaaaacAACACTCTTCCCTTTTTTCACAGAGAGAATCGGTTGGAGTTAGCCAGGATTCTTTACTGCCAATACAGCCGTCGGTACCTGATGAGAAAGCTCAATTTGATATGCCAGCACCACAGAGAGGTGTGCTGCCGCCCCAGAACCCATTTTTGCCTCCCACGTCTGAAGAAGGCGAGAAGTTCCAACATGTTTCTGAACCTTTAATTGGCAATATGGTGCATCCTGCCCCGTATTCATTGCAGTTACCAGCCATGGTTAATGATGCTAATCTTCAATATAATTTCCCTGACTTAGGGGGAACACAATTCTCAAACCCATTTTTGTCGTTACCAGAGGTTTCTGATGACAGGCCTGGAATTAATCACTTTGCTTCAGTGGGAGAAAAAATTCAGACTGGTTCAAATCCATTCACTGGACCAAGCTCTGAATGTACAACTTCTACACATGACCCTGAATCTTCTCATGGATCTATTATCCAGCCTGTACAGCAGATAACACCGGAGACAGGTATCGAGCCTAAGGTGCTTCAACATTCACTGAAAAATTCAGAATCGGAACAAGAACCTCTTTCCACATCCGCGACAGCTCCAACAATGGTAGAGCAGCCTCAGCATTGCTTACCAACATCAGAGGGAGAAATATCATGGTCATACAATAATTCTGCTGTAATGTCAGACTATGAAGTTGGAAGGTCTAATGGAGTTCCAGTTACTAAGCTCCCTCGTCCTAGAAATCCCCTCATCGATGCTGTTGCTGCTCATGGTCAAAGCAAG TTGAGAAAGGTAACCGAACGAGTTCGGCCTCAGGTTGAACCTGAGGTAGATGAAAGAGATTCATTGCTGCAACAGATAAGAACTAAG TCCTTCAACTTGAAGCCTGCAATGGTGACAAGATCTTCAACGGTGACAAGACCCAGCATTCAGGGCCCGGCAAGAAACTTGAGGGTTGCTGCTATCTTAGAGAGAGCGAGTGCAATTCGCCAG GCATGTGCAGGAAGTGATGaagatgacgatgatgatggtTGGAGTGATAACTAA